The Amycolatopsis umgeniensis DNA segment CGCGACCTGGAGGACATCCCGAGCGTCGAGGTGATCAGCAGGGCGGCCGTCATGCTGCTCTCCGCCGGCGCCGAACGACTCGGCCTCGCCGACGAGGACCCGGCCAGCTCACCGCACCGCGACCTCGACGAGGCCCGCCGCCTGATCACCGCCCTAGCCGGACTGGTCACCGCTTCGGCAGAGTACCTCGGCCTGCACGCGGGCCCGTTGCGCGACGGCCTGCAGTCGCTGCAGAAGGCGTTCCGCGAGGCCTCGGCCGTGCCGGACGCCCCCGGCCAGGGGCCGGGCGAGAAGTACACGGGCCCGGTTTACTAAGCCCTCCCGCTTCAGCGCGCGGAGACGTCGACAGTCCGTGAAGGCCTCCTTCC contains these protein-coding regions:
- a CDS encoding DUF1844 domain-containing protein, producing the protein MSDEPAQQPPYSPDVRDLEDIPSVEVISRAAVMLLSAGAERLGLADEDPASSPHRDLDEARRLITALAGLVTASAEYLGLHAGPLRDGLQSLQKAFREASAVPDAPGQGPGEKYTGPVY